The Palaemon carinicauda isolate YSFRI2023 chromosome 24, ASM3689809v2, whole genome shotgun sequence nucleotide sequence CCACCAAAGAGGCCTCCTGCTCTACGGGGTTGATGGTAGCCTCCATAACCATAGTTCTGATAATGCTGATTGCCTCTGTTACCAAACATATAGCCAAGTAATCCTCCAGCAGCTGCACCTGTCCAGAAACCACCTGCACCACCTGCCCCTCCGCCTCCAGCATTGGCTCCACGGTTCCTGCAGGACGCATTCCCGTCTGCATAGTTTCCACCTGGGTAATTACCATGCTGATTGTTACCACCCTGTCCAAACCATCCATAGCCTggtcccccaccaccaccaccaccaccacctgctGGATAATCATCTGACGTTGAACTATAGGCATCCTGTCCAGCATGACGCGATGATCCACAACATGTCTTGTAGAAGGCCCACATCATCAAGGCAGCAGCAACAAAGACAATTATATCTGACAGAGTGCTTGCCCATGAGAGTTTGCTACTTTTGTAAGTTTGATAGGAATTTCCATTTCCAGACGATCCTGAATAACTAAAGCCATAGTTGTCACTACCATAATAATTGTGTCCTTTTTGTTGGTTAAGGCCTTCCTTGGTGTAGTCCAAACTGTAACGCAATCCGCAAGAACCACGCAAGACGTAAGGATCATCTTTATGACTGTAACCTTCACAGGAGACTTCAATCTCACCAAACCTGCAAGAAAAAAAGTACAGTACATTAAATTTACAATCAATATTTATATTGCTAAATTTTATTTATACCTGGTCCCTTAACCCCTTTGCTACGATGACGTCGAAACATACCAGGTGAAATAAAAGATGACATCTGgatacgtcatttacaaatatGAACCCTATGGAGGTTCAAATcttgtatattctataaaaaaaagtatagCACATGGTCGTATATCACACAGTTCACACTCGGTAAATTTCACTAAAAATCTTCTCCTCTCCCTGATAATAGCCCCTcctcctttcttcagccaaccaacaaaatctttgggattctagcctttatttctgattgtgcaagagctattttagtctgtttttatgTTACCATATGTCATCACACTCTCTCTACCCAATGGTGACATTCCTTACCTGTGGCATTGCTCAAACCTTCCCCCTGACACCCTCTACTTAAACATGTAGGGATCCTCACATCTCGCCCCACCACCAACTGGAACACTCGCAATTCTAATACTTATTCATAgtttatgaaaggtctattttagtgtacagtatttctatgttggcatacCTGCTCAAATCACACAGAAAGTACTATGTAGCATTCTTCAATTCTCCGCctctgactcccccccccccccccccccaacatcacCAAAACATTTTACTAGTAATGCAAGTTGTTGACGCACACCAAAATCTGTCTTTTTCTTGTTCTATTcctttttctcaactatcatttctacaaaatatcatcttcatgtcttacatatttcataatagtattgttcattgttttctcGAGTAAAAGTTAGTCTACTGTCATCatttccatttattgacattctaAACAGAATCCGTTGTGTTCTTACAGTGCAGTCTCTATTTCCAAGACcgtgaaatacccaaaacaggaatTATCCAATTCATAGCGACAGTCACACAGAAGATGGAATGACATAAATAACAACAAACCTTATGTCTAATGAACTAGATTTATATTATGTCtctctatctcactctctctctctctctctctctccaaaagacttattcctaagaaaggatactgctggccatacagaacctttggttaaacagctagaaaaaaaaactgttgaaacatCTACAAACAAGACCAACAATACTATAGTTAAAGGTATTCTCCCAAGCctcaatgtcagccacttcaccctcagtaaggaCATAGGGATAAACAAAATGCTTAAGTCTacatgccagaaaaagaaagtgagatttatagatctttgggataCTTTCTACAGCAAGAGAGAACTATACAGAAGTgatggaatacactttagtgaagagaGAGTATATGGAAACCAACTTGATCTCAGCCAGTACAATTACTTAGACACAGTAGACCTAGAACAAACTAGACCCATATAAAATCCTCCCACAACAATTAagaggaaatttggcagaaaaggataatgcagataaaactaaaactaaaacactagtaaatcaggtAAACTAACAGAgccagagaggaagagaaaaaagatagagtgGCACAGTTCAATGCTCAgtgagaaacaaaatggaaaacttcagatCAATGAGAGCTAGTGAGAAACTAGATGTtataggcattaccgagacctggattcaagaaaaaaacaaaggattttatcatatcagagaatacgaaatcccaggtttcagGCTTTTCAAGGATCGCCTTACCAAAAAAGGTGGAGGGGTActgctctatgttaaaaatcacttaaacgccatagaaattaaattagaaaccgaatgtgaagtgacagaTGCAAACATCAATACTAagaaaaaacatgtccatactagtaatatacagacaaccaaatcaaacacaagaacaggacaaagagctgtatagacaattTGGACAAGAGggtaacaataagctagctgtcacaatgggagacttcaatatcgcagtaaactgggacactatgaattctacatcaaacaaaGAGGGACATAGACTACTAGAATTTATCAACAATAAATTCTTCTATCAGTAGGTCAATAAACCAACCAGGAGAAACaatatactagatattgtgctaacaacagaagaacattggcttgtcctttcagcttcatcGAAAGTATTAcctctataaatagcgttggtttgtattccagttacgaaacaatcCCAGATTAAGCCAATACTCCACTAATAGGGTAGACATATTACAAGGAAAGAAATCAGGAAATTTCTGGGTAGACCCAAAACATTTAACCATCTTCAAAAGTGAGTATAGAAGCAataaattttatcatcaaaattccaTTATCCAAAAATTTCACTTATCAGGCTACTGAAATCCAGAGAATTTTTCTATACTgtaagtgaaccctcgtttatcgcggtagataagttccaaacccggccgcgatagctgaaaatccgcgaagtagggacaccatatttacgtatttatttaacatgtatattcagacttttaaaaccttccctttacgtagtactgttaacaaactaccctttaatgtacagaacacttaatgcatgtactacagtaccctaaactaaaacaggcacgaatattaaaggtgattttatatcatgcgtttcctaaaaacgccaaaaagcacgataagaaatgacaaccaatgttttgtttacgtttatctctgatcataatgtgataagaaatgacaaccaatgttttgtttacgtttatctctgatcataatgaagaaacagacgcatttacacatctgtgtataggttagtttttgcattgacagcaatcttacccagtattgattatatgttgattttgttattaccaatgtttaaattaatttttcttaggacttccaaataaatgaaatgaatgccatttatataatgtttttctttatgacgccccctgaaacggaaaccttccattcgtttactgataatttacgataattctaaactgttactagaGATGAtcctccattccatatccaaaatacttttcctaacttcagttataagtcaacttgtaaccccctcaattatgaaaccatctaaaaaaaaaaaaaaagtaagagaagaagcaagtactaggacgatttttaaagttgtcgaacaattaagttaccgctataaagTTCGATGTgacagtgcgagattggagaaagtaaggaaaattgaatcatgattgattttcaatataaatgaaactttgtgaagcaacaaagatttcatttgttagtgagatagaggtaaggaatgagaggtactGTAGTGGAAAGTAGcccatatagagagagagagagagagagagagagagagagagagagagagagagagagagagagagagagagagagagagagagagagagagttgttttagatgtaataaacaaaaaaatatgataggttataacacattggtgcttatgtaatatcaactgtatagatggtttgaataagttaagaaatagtataaacaatacttcgtacgcgcatattcttgagaccggcagctagacgtcagctgatctaatcacagccaaaagtaaaacaaaaagaagtcaacaatactcgatttttaaaacacacccgaaatttaaaaacaaaagtacacactttcttaatgtgcaattaactatttaaagagtagcaattttctagaataaaatgatgtttcccccaaaaatagtggtttgctgatgaaatcggatgccgtatttaatgaaaaaagtccgcgaagttgtgaatccgcgatggtcgaaccgcgaagtagcgagggctcactgtatacgaTACTGTGCTTTGAACATATAAAAATTACCAGTTTTCTCTCAggaaaaacatacaaataaaatgataaattcataggtaatttgtatttttcctaactatacaaaccttagctatttaataggggtattactttcggcgtagctgaaatgacgagccattaaaattttgacaagggtttactacccacaccactagttagcgggggtaggggagggtagcttgttatccccccccccccccttttacacacacacgtgcttgagctcactttgcttggaggtaggacttaaaGGGGGATAAGGCTGGCACGCAAGttttattaaatagctaaggtttgtatagttagggaaaaaacaaattatctacgaatttgtcatttgttctgtaaatgacatacaaaccatgctatttaataggggtgactcacccaataGGAAGGGTGGAGGTCCCAGCCAGTAATGgcttttttggctttgcccgggggctcgttatttgagtgtgtcagcacccaagaataaggagtccctgcacctcgctagaaccttgctacgcaagtactgcggcctacgcaagctgtgtgtgaaggtataatgaagtgtgactcgtcctaggaagttgacctgaagttccttAGATGGAAACTTAGACTAGGACTCTcataataccacctcgtcagggtatggggacgtgacagtattaacttaatactaggaacacaagggaacatattttacctgcagtggtttgatgtcagctatgcagagaatccaggatgctgctttccccaagagaggggatgatgaagaaaagaataagggccagtcaaaacttttcattcatgcacactaaaaccgggtaacaaggCCCTCAACCTTCTGgtacttatccaataaggagcttcaGGTTttgaaccagctgttgtgcagccaccacaggaccgatagagaacttatcgaggctcctgtgggtcacgtcttgcaggtagtgggctgtgaaggttgcctgccgcttccacaccccagcttgaaggacctgcgtcactgaaaaattctttttgaaggccagggacgtagctatgcccctgacatcatgtgctctggggcgacgtgacggaggagggtctggattcagggacagatgaatcacccaacgaatccatgctgagatggtgttcttagtgaccctcctcttattcctccCTGTGCTAATAAAtaaagctggcacatgaggacggactgcagccgttctttcaAGAtaaagcctcaaactccttactgggcatagtaggagatggtctgggtcatctgttacagaacggagactaagaacccggaaggagtcgaaccaagggtccgatactcccggattctgagttgTAGCAATAAtttcagggacgaatctgaacgttacctccccccatccccttgaatgggcgatgtcatatgagagacacacttggccgaagccaaagctagtaggaacaccgtcttccaagttagatggcgatctgaagcctggcgtattggttcatagggaggtctcttaagagacctgagaactcgagttatgttccatggaggaggtctcacttccgactgagagcagttaagttcataacttcgtaagagtagggaaagttccagcgaagaagaaatgtccattccttttagcctgaaggcttgacttaaggctgagcgatagcctttcactgctgagactgaaaggcgcatttcttcccgcaaatccacgaggaacttcgctattgttggaatagtggcatcgagtggagagataccccttatACGACACCAACCAGAGAAGACTTtcaactttgcctggtagacagctgcggatgactttcgcagatgtccagacatcctgacagcaacttgctgcgaaaaacctctctcagcgaggagatgctggattgtctccaggcgtgaagtcgtggcgaagctacggctttgtgaaagatgttggcatgtggttgtctgagtagactgTGTCGTAaagggagctctctcggtaactctgttaggagttgcagaaggtccggaaaccattccgcgtgatgtcaTAGCGGAACTATGAGAGTCATCGAAAGagtgaccgatgttctggtcttgttgaacacCCTCTTCATCAGACAAAACGGAGGAAAGGCGAAAAcgatgttgtcctaccgttgttggaaggcatcttgccagagagccttgggatccaggactggggagcagtacagcggaagcttgaagttcagagctgctgcgaacagatccacagtcggagaaccccacaaagtcaggactttgttggctactagatgatccaaagaccattcggtactcactatctgagat carries:
- the LOC137618134 gene encoding store-operated calcium entry-associated regulatory factor-like gives rise to the protein MRERRKVFTQVIVLILVGIHSTVAAWGFGSDSILLKDIEVLTLYTGKMTAGGRSSPVPQLECVSGGTAPCNAFQPRVVQCYNRGYDGTDVQWECKSDMDNAYRFGEIEVSCEGYSHKDDPYVLRGSCGLRYSLDYTKEGLNQQKGHNYYGSDNYGFSYSGSSGNGNSYQTYKSSKLSWASTLSDIIVFVAAALMMWAFYKTCCGSSRHAGQDAYSSTSDDYPAGGGGGGGGGPGYGWFGQGGNNQHGNYPGGNYADGNASCRNRGANAGGGGAGGAGGFWTGAAAGGLLGYMFGNRGNQHYQNYGYGGYHQPRRAGGLFGGGGGGGGWTTGGGGGGWGGGGSTGTRTASGFGGTSRR